Proteins encoded by one window of Aspergillus puulaauensis MK2 DNA, chromosome 4, nearly complete sequence:
- a CDS encoding uncharacterized protein (COG:I;~EggNog:ENOG410PREA;~InterPro:IPR042098,IPR003819;~go_function: GO:0016491 - oxidoreductase activity [Evidence IEA];~go_process: GO:0055114 - oxidation-reduction process [Evidence IEA]), with translation MPEFIQAAEEKGLMSPDIYRAPGMEGKNFIFTWAGLLAFGAHIKPGDDMEIMKKKAEKEVVRLTPHFWWRDEDQLEVHQYVPAVRRHPATNRPVFFNSLAGWYGTAYDRGATDPPYTGDDGMAFPPATYADGTPIPKKYLHCIWEITQESAVMAKLEEGDLVLVDNY, from the coding sequence ATGCCCGAGTTTATCCAggcggcggaagagaaaggtCTCATGTCTCCGGACATCTACCGGGCCCCGGGCATGGAGGGGAAGAACTTCATCTTTACTTGGGCTGGCCTATTGGCCTTTGGCGCTCATATCAAGCCCGGCGACGACATGGAAATTATGAAGAAAaaggcagagaaggaggttgtCCGTCTCACGCCGCACTTCTGGTGGCGAGATGAGGACCAGCTGGAGGTGCACCAGTATGTTCCTGCTGTTCGCCGTCACCCAGCGACCAACAGGCCCGTCTTCTTTAACAGCCTTGCAGGCTGGTACGGCACCGCGTATGACCGAGGTGCCACAGACCCTCCTTACACTGGAGATGATGGGATGGCATTCCCCCCCGCTACGTATGCTGATGGAACCCCGATTCCAAAGAAATATCTGCACTGTATATGGGAGATTACCCAAGAGAGCGCGGTGATGGCTAAACTGGAGGAGGGTGATCTCGTATTGGTTGATAACTATTAA
- a CDS encoding uncharacterized protein (InterPro:IPR036291,IPR002347;~PFAM:PF00106;~go_process: GO:0055114 - oxidation-reduction process [Evidence IEA]) — translation MVVGGGQSINDFDPNPLIGNGRAISILLAREGATVTVIDRSLTAAQGTVDIIREEAAGEAIAVVGDVSTPEGCEDTVKSSLQALGGTVDGMVIVIGVVGDACSVEANAKARADYWDCVINLNLQAHYLLM, via the coding sequence ATGGTCGTGGGAGGTGGACAATCAATAAACGACTTCGATCCAAACCCACTAATTGGTAACGGCCGCGCGATATCTATCCTCCTGGCTCGCGAGGGGGCGACGGTCACGGTTATTGACCGATCTCTAACCGCTGCGCAAGGAACGGTCGATATTATTAGAGAAGAAGCTGCGGGCGAGGCCATTGCCGTCGTCGGTGATGTATCCACACCAGAGGGCTGCGAGGATACAGTCAAGTCTTCCCTGCAAGCTCTCGGTGGAACGGTCGACGGCATGGTGATTGTTATTGGGGTTGTGGGTGATGCATGTTCGGTGGAAGCCAACGCGAAGGCGCGAGCAGACTACTGGGATTGTGTTATAAATTTAAACCTACAAGCCCATTACCTCTTGATGTAA
- a CDS encoding uncharacterized protein (InterPro:IPR036291,IPR002347;~go_process: GO:0055114 - oxidation-reduction process [Evidence IEA]), which translates to MLVKNAAWQFAPQVRVNMVAPGLIDTLIGRKAGLAIKGRNASAVPLARQGTGWDTAYAVVWLMSGESSFISAQDIMVDGARTGTGNKAAKKLDGVVEVS; encoded by the coding sequence ATGCTGGTTAAGAACGCGGCCTGGCAGTTTGCACCCCAGGTGCGAGTCAACATGGTTGCTCCGGGCCTTATCGACACTCTCATCGGCCGTAAGGCTGGCCTTGCGATTAAGGGACGCAACGCCAGTGCAGTACCGCTCGCTAGACAGGGTACTGGTTGGGATACTGCTTATGCGGTGGTCTGGTTGATGAGCGGGGAGAGTTCTTTTATATCGGCGCAGGATATTATGGTCGACGGGGCACGCACAGGCACGGGCAATAAGGCTGCCAAAAAACTGGAcggtgttgttgaggtgTCATAG
- a CDS encoding Zn(II)2Cys6 transcription factor (COG:S;~EggNog:ENOG410QB3M;~InterPro:IPR036864,IPR001138;~PFAM:PF00172;~go_function: GO:0000981 - DNA-binding transcription factor activity, RNA polymerase II-specific [Evidence IEA];~go_function: GO:0008270 - zinc ion binding [Evidence IEA];~go_process: GO:0006355 - regulation of transcription, DNA-templated [Evidence IEA]): protein MDNSEPSSARTKRSKIACSGCRMRKVRCDVAHRGTPCTNCFLDHKECEIELAARRNRRSKQGKTHAVLVPDPQSVTQTETVQDETANSRDRMDPPREPCQEAAKPVSCDGSPAVNTHVLSALLQQHSDLIADEEEPACGPGTSDINFAVYGFICTDFLLTIQQADIKYLEDQACLRVPRRELMDEMLNQYFRHIHPLLPVLNEAEFWAIYHPVKY from the exons ATGGATAACTCAGAACCATCCTCGGCTCGGACCAAACGGTCAAAGATAGCCTGCTCTGGTTGTCGGATGCGCAAGGTCCGATGCGATGTCGCCCACCGGGGAACCCCATGTACGAACTGCTTTCTGGACCACAAGGAGTGTGAGATTGAATTGGCAGCTCG GCGAAACAGGCGTTCAAAGCAGGGGAAGACGCACGCTGTCCTTGTCCCTGACCCACAGTCTGTCACACAGACTGAAACAGTGCAGGATGAAACAGCCAACTCGCGAGATCGAATGGACCCTCCTCGAGAGCCATGTCAGGAAGCTGCAAAGCCCGTGTCCTGTGATGGGAGCCCAGCAGTAAATACTCATGTGCTGTCGGCATTACTGCAACAGCATTCGGATCTAATtgcagacgaggaagaaccaGCGTGCGGGCCGGGGACCAGTGATATCAATTTCGCTGTTTATGGCTTCATCTGTACGGACTTCCTGCTCACTATTCAGCAAGcagatattaaatatctcGAGGATCAGGCATGTCTTCGAGTTCCACGGCGTGAGTTGATGGATGAGATGCTGAACCAGTACTTCCGACACATTCACCCCTTACTACCTGTACTCAACGAGGCCGAGTTCTGGGCTATATATCATCCGGTCAAGTACTGA
- a CDS encoding uncharacterized protein (TransMembrane:1 (i45-68o)), with protein MALCLRQPIHITREVYNFEADRLTVNDIKDDGASPGVYDEEMKRIMLIITVSMCDLCIMLTDALALVYPQVLPTVRVPEQCLLLALEVQRVRGSLDAWYSGMQYHMSVFPVYQRSGGPAILFQNLLQIYFHSTRILLANYEIQMEVEFCLIQIQSQESISRNSTELQ; from the exons ATGGCCCTATGCCTCCGGCAGCCAATCCACATCACCCGTGAAGTATATAATTTTGAAGCAGACAGATTGACCGTAAATGATATTAAAGATGACGGCGCTTCTCCCGGAGTATATGACGAGGAAATGAAAAGAATCATGCTTATCATCACAGTTTCCATGTGCGATCTCTGCATTATGTTAACTgacgccctcgcccttgTCTACCCCCAAGTTCTCCCTACTGTTCGTGTGCCAGAACAGTGTTTACTCCTGGCCTTGGAGGTCCAACGAGTTCGCGGGTCACTTGATGCTTGGTACAGCGGTATGCAGTATCATATGTCTGTTTTCCCTGTCTATCAACGCTCCGGCGGACCCGCCATCCTGTTTCAAAATTTGCTCCAGATATACTTTCA cTCGACTCGGATATTACTCGCCAACTACGAGATTCAGATGGAGGTGGAGTTCTGTCTAATTCAAATCCAGAGCCAGGAGAGTATCAGCCGCAATAGCACCGAGTTACAATAA